Part of the Salvelinus fontinalis isolate EN_2023a unplaced genomic scaffold, ASM2944872v1 scaffold_0061, whole genome shotgun sequence genome is shown below.
tgggtccaggttttccagctctttcagaacatctgctatctggatatgggtaaaggagaagctggggaggcttgagcgagtagcagcgggggggggggggggggggggggcggggctgttggccaaggttggagtcgccaggtggaaggcatggccagccattgagaaatgtttgttgaagttttcgattatcacggacttatcagtggtgactgtGTTATcaagcctcagtgcagtgggcagctgggaggaggtgctcttgttttccatgggctttacagtatcccagaactttttggagttagagctacaggatgcaaatttctgcttgaaaaagctggcctttgctttcctgactgactgcgtgtattggttgctgacttccctgaacagttgcatatcacgggggctcttcgatgctattgcagttcgccacaggatgtttttgtgctggtcgagggcagtcaggtctggagtgaaccaagggctatatctgttcttggttctgcattttttgagcggagcatgcttgtctaatatggtgaggaagtaacttttaaagaatgaccaggcatcctcaactgacgggatgaggtcaatatccttccaggatacccgggccaggtcgattagaaaggcctgctcgcagaagtgtttcagggagcgtttgacagtgatgaggggtggtcgtttgaccgtggacccgtggcggatacaggcaatgaggcagtgatcgctgagatcttgattgaagacagcagaggtgtatttggagggcaagttggtcaggatgatgtctattagggtgcccatgtttacggatttagggttgtacctggtgggttccttgatgatttgtgtgagattgagggcatcaagcttagattgtaggactgccggggtgttaagcatatcccagtttaggtcacctaacagaacaaactctgaagctagatggggagcgatcaattcacagatggtgtccagggcacagctgggagctgaggggggtcggtagcaggcggcaacagtgagagacttatttctggagagattaatttttaaaattagaagttcgaactgtttgggcatagacttggaaagtatgacagaactttgcaggctatctctgcagtagattgcaactcctccccctttggcagttctatcttgatggaaagtgttatagttgggtatggaaatttCAGAGTTCATATCAAGGATgacatcacaaatgaatacataaataccacttgaagcttgataatgagttgatcatttgaatcagctgtgcagtgctgaggcaaaaacaacaatgtgcctctgagtccccaggactgagaaccactgctcttcattgggacctcttcatatgtagactggctttcatagcgctctttatctgaggacagaaaacctcacaagaaacacacttcattatagtcaaattacaccacactgaatattatgttactattatctccgtcctcacttctagggacaggaactacacaaaagtaccttccctatccagaatagcctcctctctcactgacagttggggctgctatcctttcaccctcctccatggctgttagctagctacctacaaatgcatttggagtttgttttttacagtgataaatagatagctagctaatatgaagttaaGTAGCTGGTGATTGTTTTATTCACTTAGCTATCTATCTATAAAGTATTTGAAGTtggttagatagctagctagccaactagctagctcatttagcagctcatttgagttagcctgcactgtagctagttagctaataatacATCGTTGTTTTTACATTTCCAAAATctatttacttacttgaataggttctcccagccatgtggacaactggaaacagggcagcaaagtttgtcaccagagcgttttagaggatattactattgaactatgtacccatttaataaccagaccttcatacaaacttgctctGCTGAATTCTTGACGGAGTCACAACGGCCTGCCTAAGCGGCATCTGCTGACTGGACGCAGGTGAggaaaatgtacattttattttcagacaacaaGTTAACTCTAGGGTACTCTCTAGGGATTCTTGagacatccctaccctaaaccctaaccttaacccctaacttaaccattttaaaaGTCAACTTCAACGGGCTAGGGACGTCCCAAAGATGTAtcgctacctgaaaatacatgatctaagtgattgatagttagtATTCATcagtcataaagccttatttactttaataaactactaaaatagtgattttgtcagacagcagcaatacactttattgactgactgatccattcacccttccatccctcctcagccttcctctcctctgaagacccagtgagggtggagctcagtcagagagctgttgagggactggttaggaaagaacacttctacagccagagaggtgagaggtcacacatggtttagatggtaaatatttatgtcccCTTAGTGGTTCATCACGTCAGCtaaagggaatatgttccatcatccatgtttatttacattagtgcaaattgtccactgatattggtgtaatttctcaaCCCTTTAAGCTGTATGAAAGTTAATTTCCCCTCAGGCACATGCATTTGTTCTTTGATATTATGAAGGTAATTTGTGtaaaatgtacttttccccactcattcaccccatctctttacattgcttatttatattcagtggcctgactgcatccagactatgtccatcctggtagatctgaaccgaATGCAGTTTGGAGTGATCggatgacagaagtcacatttaggtgccaggtgtaactgaggccatagatgctccatatccattactttgagtgttgtatataatatgattaaatgtgtttctgtgttgcaggggctgTCAATAAATGGAACGGCACGGCCACAgaacataagcagagctgtgggtgACCACCTCAAGCCcttggtagagccgggggtggtggttaccactccaccacaccttcagcaggctggaaaagtgggATTGATACTGTTCTCATACTAAGACGGACAAAGactctgttgattggtcagtcatttgattaatttgttttgcaatatgttcaaatcaagctttatttatacagcacatttcagacatggatgcaacacaaaaACTTCACAGGAAAAACCtatgaaaataaacagaaatatttagtacacaaacataagaggataaaaataCAACTTAAAGACTAATGAGCAtcctaaggaaatgccattgattaaaatgttAAAATATTCAACCAAAAATATtagcttgttttttaggaggggttctgaaagacactatgggggtgtccaatgaaaattgactagtaacaacaactgggacctaaaagacacccaccatgagacccactaaatctaaccaagaagaggaaaacaaaagaaaaactcacagacaggaagcaaaccaaaaaggtggagcaactaaaggtgttgactctccacatctatcaagacaactggagcactgggccagacactcttaaatagatcctggaccagctcaggtgaaacaccttcccactaacgagatggacaagccagcacaggtgtaacacatactgactaacgaggtgacaccaatcagtgcgtcctacgtgctaacgagctagacgtgataaagtccaacctcaaaacataaatggaaaaaccaaagtctgtaacaccttccccttaggacaacaaatatattttatatttatgacTCAATTTATTAGGATTGTTAATAAAATGTATTATAGACCGATTTATTATACAGTGTCCATGTGTATAAGCTGCAAGTACGTTGAAATTAAATAGTTTTCTTTTCAACTAGAACCAAACTTATATTGTACGTCGGTcatagtcttattttcaacgacattttgctaggtgggataTCCCCAATGTCACAGTTtaaacgtgtccaaatcaatagtccaaatgcagaaacagtttgtgataaATTGAAAGCCTAAATACGTAAAATGtactatatacacaaacatctgccacaataatcatattacttaaacaagcaccttataaactgcacaagcaccagaaacactgttgttttgacaagtagcaataaatcactgatattgattaggggggaaatcaggttgtttGTGCTGTATGAAACTAACACAACTAccaaaaacacatggaaatgggagatatattttaCGTCACTGGTTAGAGGaaaacctgcagaagacagtcagctacattttggagtgatgcatttaaatgtaggggtcgctaaacaaaggaacggAACACTTATTTGTAatcactcatcgatatcatgttgaaatcaaatgtgccgagaggagggagatgaggttgcacgtcctgttaaaactaacagctcaaaaaccacatggaatctgggaataatgtgtacatccctggttagaggacaacttgtagaaaacagctagctacattttgaagtgttgcattttgattaaagtgggtcaccaacatggtgtaacacagctctttttgtgttagtcactttttgttaaatcacataaatagtactctttcaattcagagcctggattttccccctgaggctaatatccatatcatgttgaaatcaagggaacaaacgtttagggttctacattgtgacatcattaaaatactcctactacaatgataaaacattctacattgtgacatcatttcattgatatcatgaaacaactgcttcatgtattttctgatgtttagtCAGAGATCTTTAATCAGATTATCTCTggtcacagctataagatttctctcctgtgtgtgttctcttgtgcactgtcagatagctagaagtagtaaaactcttcccacattgatcacagctataaggtttctctcctgtgtgtgttctctggtgcactgtcagatctctagatgcaccaaaactcttcccacattgaccacagctataaggtttctctcctgtgtgtgttctcttgtgctgagtcagctggccagatgtagtacatctcttcccacattgaccacagctataaggtttctctcctgtgtgtgttctctggtgtaatgtcagctggccagatgtagtaaaactcttcccacattgaccacagctataaggtttctctcctgtgtgtagtctctggtgcactgtcagctcTCCAGATTGacgaaaactcttcccacattgagcacagctatagagattctctcctgtgtgtgttctctggtgcagagTCAGATGGCAAGATCGATTAAAACGCTTCTcacattgagcacagctataaggtttctctcctgtgtgtattctctggtgcactgtcagctcTCCAGATTGacgaaaactcttcccacattgatcacagctataaggtttctctcctgtgtgtgttctctggtgtacagtcagactgctagatgtagtaaaactcttcccacattgatcacagctataaggtttctctcctgcgtgtattctctggtgcactgtcagatctctAGATGCacgaaaactcttcccacattgaccacagctatacggtttctctcctgtgtgtgttctctggtgttgagtcagctggccagatgtagtacatctcttcccacattgaccacagctataaggtttatctcctgtgtgtgttctctggtgaattttaatgcctgatgaggtgaatctcttcccacagtcggaGCAGCGGTGAGatctcttccctgtggatctctgcaggtgtttattgaggcgttctgatgtggagagactcttctctgcctcgtcagcatcatgaggttgttgaggctccccagaggatccacgatagtcccgtctctctcctgtgtgaacaacaaagtcagacagatgattaaaggcccacaacagcggtaattcactgtaaaaggtgatgccaacagcgtagccatgatgttgtacaacaattgatgtCTGTAATAaatgttaaaattatttgacaattgtcttaaaatgagcaagaatagtcatattttgtcttgttttcatatTAGTAGTAACATCTAAGATTGTAGACTataaataagttattcatgttattgaaactctaagcagtgtgccagacaacctttggtctccaatataggcccctttctgtgtttaataaaattgcggCACGAAGGCGATGCACAAACAATCTGGATgcagaaactcctccctgctaatgaggaaaccactagttatggatgtagtatatctgctaatgaggaaaccactagttatggatgtagtatatctggtaatgaggaaaccactagttatggatgtagtatatctggtaatgaggaaaccactagttatggatgtagtacactgctcaaaaaaataaagggaacacttaaacaacacaatgtaactccaaatcaatcacacttctgtgaaatcaaactgtccacttaggaagcaacactgattgacaatacatttcacatgctgttgtgcaaatggaatagacaaaaggtggaaattataggcaattagccagacaatcaataaaggagtgattctgcaggtggtgaccacagaccacttctcagttcctatgcttcctggctgatgttttggtcacttttgaatgctgccggtgctctcactctagtggtagcatgagacggagtctacaacccacacaagtggctcaggtagtgcagctcatccaggatggcacatcaatgcgagctgtggcaagaaggtttgctgtgtctgtcagcgtagtgtccagagcatggaggcgctaccaggagacaggccagtacatcaggagacgtggaggaggccgtaggagggcaacaacccagcagcaggaccgctacctccgcctttgtgcaaggagtagcactgccagagccctgcaaaatgacctccagcaggccacaaatgtgcatgggggaaaactcaggggagtaacctccatttccaggttggttatgagtacatttcacactactttggattataattgtaaggctcgtttgaacgtcctgcttaatataatgtttgtgtcatcacaaatcaaccgctttgtatttaaaaaaacacttcaaccagtaaaatgctctttggcTAGCTTTTCCATCTACCTGACAATGTGGGTTTGTACACCGTTTgccaaattggcccataacttcacctaacaacaaatatacctgtaatgaacgaagaagcactttggttgttgttgcatgacATACATAGTGTActctaggacccataacaacaacatagacctactgtaggacccataacattacctaacaacaacaacatagacctactgtaggacccagaacttcacctaacaacaacatagacctactgtaggacccataacttcccctaacaacatagacctactgtaggacccataacattaCCTAACAACAACAaattagacctactgtaggacccagaacttcacctaacaacaacatagacctactgtaggacccaaaacttcacctaacaacatagacctactgtaggacccataacttcccctaacaacatagacctactgtaggacccataacattacctaacaacaacaaaatagacctactgtaggacccagaacttcacctaacaacaacatagacctactgtaggacccaaaacttcacctaacaacatagacctactgtaggacccagaacttcacctaacaacaacatagacctactgtaggacacataacttcacctaacaacaacatagacctactgtaggacccataactataacatagacctactgtaggacccataactataacatagacctactgtaagacccataacaacaacatagagctactgtaggacccataacaataacatagacctactctaggacccataacaataacatagacctactgtaggacccataacttcacctaacaacaacatagacctactgtaggacccataacttcacctaacaacaacatagacctactgtaggacccataacttcacctaacaataacatagacctactgtaggacctaaaacttcacctaacatagacctactgtaggacccataacttcacctaacaacaacatagacctactgtaggacccataacttcaactaataacaacatagacctactgtaggacccataacttcacctaacaacataggtctactgtaggacccataacttcacctaacaataacatagacctactgtaggacccataacttcacctaacaacaacatagacctactgtaggacccataacttcacctaacaataacatagacctactgtaggacctaaaacttcacctaacaacatagacctactgtaggacctaaaacttcacctaacaacatagacctactgtaggacccaaaacaataacagacctactgtagaacccataactttacctaacaataacatagacctactgtaggacccataactataacatagacctactgtaggacccataacaataacagagacctactgtaggacccataaaaataacatagacctactgtaggacccataacaataacatagacctactgtaggacccataacaacaacatagacctactgtaggacccaaaacttcacctaacaatatagacctactgtagaacccataacttcacctaacaataacatagacctactgtaggacccataacttcacctaacaacatagacctactgtaggacccataactataacatagacctactgtaggacccataacaataacatagacctactgtaggaccataacaataacagacctactgtaggacccataacaacaacatagacctactgtaagacccaaaacttcacctaacaacatagacctactgtaggacccataacttcacctaacaataacatagacctactgtaggacccataacttcacctaacaataacatagacctactgtaggacccataacttcacataacaacaacatagacctactgtaggacccataacttcacctaacaacaaatcaaggaaaatagctctgtgtgttgtacaacagcctatccatcaaggaacagttctctacacattatgagctgagtatctctgtgtccaaacagactaacgaggccctacagtaaatcaagcagacaataacacattataaacatcaatttgtt
Proteins encoded:
- the LOC129842686 gene encoding zinc finger protein 180-like — protein: MSSLNYSLPAEEETVCWTEKEALIKEEEEEKDVTIQKQVEGEVVTLKEEDKDVSVKEEEDVTVKEEAFRVKEEEGVTVKDEEDSVFEVKAEDGEFTVSSEEEEEETGYLGPISQTQFKASSGSKDELSHKMVLRNRAVITTGERRDYRGSSGEPQQPHDADEAEKSLSTSERLNKHLQRSTGKRSHRCSDCGKRFTSSGIKIHQRTHTGDKPYSCGQCGKRCTTSGQLTQHQRTHTGEKPYSCGQCGKSFRASRDLTVHQRIHAGEKPYSCDQCGKSFTTSSSLTVHQRTHTGEKPYSCDQCGKSFRQSGELTVHQRIHTGEKPYSCAQCEKRFNRSCHLTLHQRTHTGENLYSCAQCGKSFRQSGELTVHQRLHTGEKPYSCGQCGKSFTTSGQLTLHQRTHTGEKPYSCGQCGKRCTTSGQLTQHKRTHTGEKPYSCGQCGKSFGASRDLTVHQRTHTGEKPYSCDQCGKSFTTSSYLTVHKRTHTGEKSYSCDQR